One Argentina anserina chromosome 6, drPotAnse1.1, whole genome shotgun sequence genomic window, TTGCGCTGGTTATCTCAATCAGAATCACTTGCACCTAGAGTCCTAAACTATACATGCATGTAATTTTTCTCGGTAAACTGACTTGACTGGAAGTATATGGGTCTAAGTACGTGTTCCGTAGTGCTGTATGAAGCACCAAAACCAGCAGTCTTTGCTTTTAATCTTATTTCTTATAGTATGTTTGTGGACTAAATACTAGTACATAACTACATACGTACCAAATACAGAGATATCCAGTTTGAAATGGACAGAGTTTTGAACTTGAAATCGCATCCATATGGCGTGTACCAAATGCTAATTAATAACATAGTTCTCCTTCAGCTACAAACTTCAGCAAAACGTACTAAAATTTCCCAAATTATACCTAGAGAAGAAACAAGTCTGAAAAACATACATGCAATTATTGCATCACCTAAAACAAAGTAACTTCACCAGGTCTTAGTGGTTGATTGTTGATACTCCGGTAAGGATGAACTCGGAACACCATCGGAAGCGGATCACTTGAGCTTGAAGCAACATCCCAAAGCTTAAAGGAATCATGTTCTGAGTTCTCAAACCCTTCATCATACTTAGCACTAGAAGTATTTTCTGGCAACACTTGGATAACCTCCAACTCTATTGTGACCTCTCTCATTGTAGGGCGATTTCTTCCATTTAAATCCAAGCATCTTCGTGCAAGGTTGGCTACTGCCCTAATATCTGTTCCATTTCCCTCCTTCCGAACCCGTTCATCCAGAATGTCAAATAGAGTACCTTTCTGCATTGACACAATGAATTTAGAGGCAAGACTTCTGTATTCTTCTTCCTGTGGCCTTGTTACTGCAGAAATTGGTTTTTCGCCAGTCAAGAGCTCAATAAGTACAACTCCAAAGCTATACACGTCACTTTTATCCGTAAACTGACTTGACTGGAAGTATTCAGGGTCCAAATAGCCGAATGTGCCATGTACAAGTGTTGTCAGATGAGTTTGGTCAATGGCAATTGATCTAGAAATTCCAAAGTCAGCAACTTTGGCTCTATACTTTTCATCTAAGAGTATGTTTGATGACTTAATATCTCTGTGATAAATGGGAAATGCAGCAGCACAATGTAAGTAAGAAAGAGCTCCGGCAATTTCTGTGGCGATTCGTAAGCGCATTCTCCATGTAAGTGGAAATTCCTTATTTTGTTCACGAATATACCCAGATAATGTTCCATTTGGTATGAATTCATAAACCAAAATAGGAACTTCCGTCTCTAAACAACATCCCAATAGTTGAACCACATTCCTATGGTTGATTTGTGAAAGAATGACGACTTCATTGATGAATTCTGTAAGCTTTCCTTCATCGATAATTTTTGACCTTTTCACAGCAACAATTCTCCCATCTGCCAACATTCCTTTATAAACAATACCTTGAGCTCCTTGGCCAATAATTCTATCACTGTTGTAATTATCTGTAGACTTTTCTAATTCATCTGACTCGAACAACTTAATCTTCTCGACATTAACTTCACCTGATGATAATTGTTGTTCCAATAATAAACCACCATTTCGTTTGAAAAACATTTTCTTGCGCCGaattattttccttttgttcacAACTCTATACACCACCCATGAACCAATAAGTAGTAATAATAGGCCGATTCCCGCACCAAGATCTGCAGGTACAATTTGAACATGTGTCAAGAAGTTGCGGCAGTATAAAATGAAGAAACAGAAATGTACTTTACAGGAGTATACCTAGAAAAATAGTTCTGATATTATGATTATTATCCATCCTAGCAATCGGACTGCTATTTACGTAGCATGATGAATTAATAGCTACACCATGACGATCACCAAAGTAGTCACATGTATCTCCAGTTACATTCGAATAGCATCTGTAACCCCCAACAAAATTCTCACATGTGTCTCCACGACTCAGGCACTGATTACTCCCCTTGCATTCATCAACATCTGAAATGTACTTGCATATAGAAAAATTGGATCCGACATGATCAACATCTGAAATGCACTTGCATATAGAAAAATATAGTAAAACCTACTTCAAGTTCACTTAGCTAAAACATGTGGCAAAAACTTTGGGTCGGAAACCCTTAGAGCTAAGGAGGATGAAAGCAAAAACATGTGGTACCCAGTAACTTTTGTAAACCATTTCCCACCAAAGACAGCCAAACCCAATCTTGATCTCTTGTCTAACAAAAAGACCTCTTGCAAAAATTACGTACTTACTCTAAAAGTAATGTCAAACAAACAAGTAATGAAATAAATCCCACCACGTACCTTGACAAGGTTGGAGAAGATAAGGATTTCCCTCAAATCCCCATGGACAGACGCAGCTGCAGTCAAGCCTTTCAACATTATTGTACGAAGACGAAGTGGCATCACAATAGGGTCTCAAGTCATTATTGCTCGAGTGTGATCCAATGAACCCTTTAAATATTGTGAAGTATGAACCAGTATCATATAATCTTATTCTCCAATCCAGAACTACAGGAATCATTCCCATACTTGCCTCGAGTCTCGACGGATTAGCAAACCTGTCATAGGTGAGCCTCATAGTGGTATTCAGAAAATTTAGATTCCGAAACCATGTTTGATCAGCCAAGAAAGCGCAGTTGTAATAAGTTGACTGCTCATCAGTTTCATTATTATGCTTTTTTGTAGTGATCAAAGTGAGATACGGAGAAAGAGTAGCCTGACAGGAATTAATAGTACCGTCGAAACAATCTGTAAAGCACTGGTCGAGAACTTCTCTCTCATCTTCTGACCGCATCGAGAATCCGCAACTCATTGCAATGAAACTGTTGTATGTCTGTGAATATATGAAAGGGCCTGCTGTCATATCCGGGGCCAATTGCCGAGTTCTGTTTCCTTTGTAATAAAAGAAAGTGGCCGGGTTGTTAATCAGAAGCGTGCCTTCAATTGAAATATTCAGTACCTCTAGCTTCGGTTGTGTGTGCCTCAAGGAAGGCTTGTGAGAACCTGTTGAGCTGCTGGCGCACTCTATTTCAAACCACTCGTCGTAGTAACAACCTTTGTTAGGGCCGATCCCAAACGGGTACGGGATGCTGATATTTCCGCAATGTGTTTCGCAGTTAGGCTTTGCTATCGGCCATGCAGAGTCtaatgatgatgaggatgatgtaGGAACTAAGTGCCACATATATAGCACCAGAATGAACATGAAAATAACTATGGAGGGCATCTTTTACTAATGATCGAGAAGCTTCAGTGGAACTGGTTGTTGTTTTCTGAAGGGCATGCGATTTATATGAATGGGTTTGCCATGTACAAAATGATAAGACTAAAAATGATCGAGTATCTTCTACCACCAAAGCAAAAGGAACTTGCAAATGAATTTCGTTTGTTGTTCTCCGGCAACTTTGCGGACGCATTGAGTGCTGATCGAGCAGCCGTCAGACCCGACTTCTGTATTTCTAGTGgagaaaattcaaataaaaataaattcaagaataataataataatgcatAACTCCACAATAGATTTATGGAGCTCAACAATAAAtttatcaaaagaaaatctCCAAAAGTCAATGCCACTGCTCTAGTTCTGGAGAGTATTACCATGAGTAGAATAACAGTCCCTTCTTACGTGAGAAATACGCCGAACATTTGCACTGAATTATGCATCCAGCTGTATGATTGAAGACGTGACTAATCACCAAGGTAACAGGACCATAAGTCGGCAAGTAGGAAAGACCTCCTGCAATATCTGTTTCCAGTCTTCGGCGTATTTCTCACGTAAGAAGGGACTGTTATTCTACTCATGGTAATACTCTCCAGAACTTCAGCAGTGGCATTGACTTTTGGagattttcttttgataaaTTTATTGTTGAGCTCCATAAATCTATTGTGGAGTTCACAAGGACAGGACACTTACTGACCTAAAGTGTATGCAATACGCATCCGTATCAAGTCTTTGGCGTATCTCCCCGTAATGGGAACTCTTCATTCTGATCATTGTCTGGTCCATGAGCAGAATTCTATCAAGAATTCTACCTTCTGCATACAGGCTATAGCCATGTTGGCACCTGGAGGTTTAGTCCAACACTATGGTCAGCAATACATATCGCAGCTCTCTGTGTTGTTCAATTCCAGTTCTTTGTGTTAAAAATTGAACGGGGTAAGTATACAGATTCGACTTGATCAGATTTATGACAAGTTCCTAGCTTCATATAATAATACATTACAACATAGGATAGCATACAAAATGCTTAGGCTCGGGGTACAAGTGATGTTCTACGTGCTGTAGCGGTAGTTTTAATAAACAAGGTCCCTCCCTACTATAATTTACAGTATAAAATTATAAGCGGACATGCAAGCTAGCTTTAAATAGACTTTAGCTCATGCAGTACATCTCACCGGGCCATGGAAAAAGGTAGAACGGTAACAACTTTCTTATGATAAACACTACTAGCATAGTTAACACGCTCATTAGCAGCAAATTTTCTAAACATTTAATGTAGAAAGCATATGCATTTAGTAGTCAAGGGAGCCCAGCGATGCAATCCCATTGCTTGAGTTTCTCAAGTCCTGTCGGCTCACATAGTCATCACATGTGTTGTTTCCATTGGAATGCTTTTGGTTTGGAATTGAAGCCGCACGATTGAGGCCTTCTTTTCCCATTTGTTGCACTTCAAGCGGAGAAAGTATTTTAATATaccaaacattgttcacgaactccctgaaaataaaattttgaattagtGTATCTTAAGAGCTGTAGAGATATCACGAGTAACTCCAAAGTTCTGCAAACGATGGAACAAAATATGTGACTTACTGCCAAGGGTCGTCACCAAGGAGAAGAACATCATTCTCCCGGTCAACGAATACAAGCTGCCAGCCTGATCTCTGAGGATCCTCTAATTGGCCTTCAAGGCCAAACATGCTTCCGAGCTCACTGCGCAGCTCATCGTAGCTGCTGAATTTTGAAATATCCAGTGACCTCCCAAAGGACCCCGACTTATGAACCTGTCAAAATTGCACCACTATAATTTACAATACACGAGCAACTATGAAGAAAAAGCAATGCTCCAAATAATTTGAGCAAGTTATCACTTGATCAAGAAGCATTGATTATACAAAATGAAAGGCTTGGACATTGGTATAAAGTAGAGTGATAAATTGCTTCCAGAACGTGAACAGATCTTACCTTGACAAAGGTTCGTGTTGGTGGATTTATCTGGTCCACATTTTCTGAAGACTGCAGGAAGCCTGATTCATCAACACAACTTGAAGTAGTCATATCTGAATTAAGTGGATAATCATTGCCGGTTGCACTGGTATAATTTGAAGCACCAAACGGCATAGACAATGAATTAGTTCCACTGCCAATATTTCTCAGATTTGGTATCCCGTTCTGTAGCATAAGAGATGAGGCATCAATGTTCACCCCAAACAAAAGATTGCTCTGGGGGTCATTAGCACCCTGGAAAGAGTACTCTCTGCCAGGAAATGGAGGCAAGGCAGTGAGCTCGGAGATATTTGACTGTGCTGTTCCCAATTGATCCACTTGGGGGAGTCCACATTGAGCAGCTCCAGATGGTAGCTGTGATTCAACCTTGGGTAGCAAAGAAGACGATATTCCAGAGTTGGATCCACTCAAGTTAAGTAATTGGGATGCTCCATCCTGCGTTATTGAACCTAATATGCTATGAATAGGGGGAACATCGGATGATGATATAGCATGTCCAATAGGTTCAGCAAAGCTTTGCTGCTGAGTTTGTGAAGGGATAGCTTGCAGAGATGCAGACTGAGATTGAGTACCAAAATTAGATATAGAAGACATAACATTCGGAATCTGCTGCTGAACAGAAAATTGATGCATATTCTGGGATTGTTGAAGCTGCTGATGTTGAAGTTGCTGCTGCTGGTGCAGCTGCTGTTGATGCCTCTGATCATTGTTATATGGATGATAACGTAACTGTTGTTGCAACAACTGAGAAGCAGGAGCTTGGTTTTCTTGAAAGCTTTGGAGAAAGGTATTCTGAGACTGAGACTGAGGTAAAGTCTGTCTCTGAAGCATAGCAGCAGCTCCATTTGAAACACTTGAAGATTGCTGGAAGGGGAGAAGAGACTGTGAAGAACATTTAGCATCCACTGCCCTCATTTCTTGTAGTGCAGCAGCCGCCATTGCTTGGTATACATCAGGTTGTACACCTGCCATAGAAGCATCTAGCCGTGGCTGCATCCAGGGCGTAACCCCAAATCCCTGGAAGTTCAAAGATTGCATCCCTGGATCTCCAACCCCTCCTTGGAGCCACATCAGGGGCGCATTCATGCCCATATCACCATCTTTGAGTGCTGAAATAAACATATTCATGAATAACAAGGGAAATAAAGTATCAGAGTAAGAAGACATCATGCATCCCTCGAGGAAATTAacaataaattaaaaacaaagataCCATGGAAAGAGGGCATGCCCGATGGCCATGGTCGCTTCAGTCTGAGAGGAAAAGGGGAAGGGTACATGGGAAAAGTTGTTAGCGGTTCAATCTCCCACAATGAAACTCTTGGCTGTCTCTCCCCTGCAGTGGATTCATCCCAGCCAACCTGCATCAGCAGAATGAAGAATGTTGTGAACCAGACATCTATATCAGGAACTTGTTAACTACTAGTTATATGAGCATAACAAAATCCAAATACTTAAAGCAAACAAACCTTCACAGAGCGCCAATGTGAATTTGACCAGCGAACAGAATCTAAATCACTGATGCCAGTTATTGTACCCATGTATCTggtgaagaaaaaagaaaacaatgaaaatATCCCAGTGAGTATAACCAAACATTCACACTAGGCTTTTCATGCATAAAATATTGAGCATGCTGTGTAATGTTTTCATGATCATACTGCAGAAGTATGACATTACAACCATAAAACTGTCTAAATCATGCATCTCTATGGTTGACTGTATTAAGTAGATAAAATTCATGTTCTGTGCATTATAAGAACCCCAACATGTAATTTTGGTCATTCAATATAAATCAACCAGGGATAAGATGGAACTGGGAAACCTTACTTGCAGCTTCTTTATCATACAAGCATCAATGACACATCTCATAATGCCCCCATAGAACAAGCAAGCAACTCAAAAACTGGTAATTATTGGAAAAGTTGATATACAGTAAAGTTGTGAATTATATGGGTAACCCTGtaattcataatttttttttcaaaaacatgtcttttaattttcttttcagtaaataaataagaatCACGTAGCATATAATTAACGAATTCAAATGTAACTAGAAAAAGCCACTTACCGGCGAACACTTGATTCTTCTGTCTCAAACAGCATCCTAAATCGCATTCCCACAGAGACACGTGTATGATAGACAGCTTTAACATACTTGGCCAGGGGTATTACAAATTCAGATGGACTTGCTCTGCATTGAAACAACTAGAGTAAGGAAAGAtaaacacaatttttttttctggagcAGCAGCAGATACTAACCTAGGATTATAAAATATAGAAAACCGACTATTTGTCGCAGCTGCATGAGCTGCAGCAGCAAGTAGACCAATATGCATGCTATCACTTGATAAAACCGACGACGGCATTACAGTCTGTGGACGGTTTGCTCTTCGGATACCCAAGAGCAACTGATTCTTTTCATTCCTGATTAGAAGATAACACAAATAAAGAAGAGATTACATGGCCATCTTGCTAAATCAATTGATTAATAAAGGGAATTTACTGTAAATGCGTTCCTTGGTGAACCTCAATATAATTCATACAGTAAAAATGACTAATATTACTTGGTAGGTACAACGGAAAAAATTGAGCTTTCTCATATTGCTTGTATCAATAAGTCCCAcacacaaacaaacacaatacatataaaaagaagaaactcATTCATATCTGTCCATATCAACTTTCAAACCTACCAGATGAAAAGGACAGAGTCACCGGCAACAAGTCGTTTAGCACTAACAAACACACTCCATCCTGTTGTGAGAAGATGCCTCTTGGGCTGGcctgcaaaatttcatcagAAAA contains:
- the LOC126799794 gene encoding wall-associated receptor kinase-like 3 isoform X1, whose translation is MPSIVIFMFILVLYMWHLVPTSSSSSLDSAWPIAKPNCETHCGNISIPYPFGIGPNKGCYYDEWFEIECASSSTGSHKPSLRHTQPKLEVLNISIEGTLLINNPATFFYYKGNRTRQLAPDMTAGPFIYSQTYNSFIAMSCGFSMRSEDEREVLDQCFTDCFDGTINSCQATLSPYLTLITTKKHNNETDEQSTYYNCAFLADQTWFRNLNFLNTTMRLTYDRFANPSRLEASMGMIPVVLDWRIRLYDTGSYFTIFKGFIGSHSSNNDLRPYCDATSSSYNNVERLDCSCVCPWGFEGNPYLLQPCQDVDHVGSNFSICKYISDVDECKGSNQCLSRGDTCENFVGGYRCYSNVTGDTCDYFGDRHGVAINSSCYVNSSPIARMDNNHNIRTIFLDLGAGIGLLLLLIGSWVVYRVVNKRKIIRRKKMFFKRNGGLLLEQQLSSGEVNVEKIKLFESDELEKSTDNYNSDRIIGQGAQGIVYKGMLADGRIVAVKRSKIIDEGKLTEFINEVVILSQINHRNVVQLLGCCLETEVPILVYEFIPNGTLSGYIREQNKEFPLTWRMRLRIATEIAGALSYLHCAAAFPIYHRDIKSSNILLDEKYRAKVADFGISRSIAIDQTHLTTLVHGTFGYLDPEYFQSSQFTDKSDVYSFGVVLIELLTGEKPISAVTRPQEEEYRSLASKFIVSMQKGTLFDILDERVRKEGNGTDIRAVANLARRCLDLNGRNRPTMREVTIELEVIQVLPENTSSAKYDEGFENSEHDSFKLWDVASSSSDPLPMVFRVHPYRSINNQPLRPGEVTLF
- the LOC126799794 gene encoding wall-associated receptor kinase-like 3 isoform X2, which translates into the protein MPSIVIFMFILVLYMWHLVPTSSSSSLDSAWPIAKPNCETHCGNISIPYPFGIGPNKGCYYDEWFEIECASSSTGSHKPSLRHTQPKLEVLNISIEGTLLINNPATFFYYKGNRTRQLAPDMTAGPFIYSQTYNSFIAMSCGFSMRSEDEREVLDQCFTDCFDGTINSCQATLSPYLTLITTKKHNNETDEQSTYYNCAFLADQTWFRNLNFLNTTMRLTYDRFANPSRLEASMGMIPVVLDWRIRLYDTGSYFTIFKGFIGSHSSNNDLRPYCDATSSSYNNVERLDCSCVCPWGFEGNPYLLQPCQDVDECKGSNQCLSRGDTCENFVGGYRCYSNVTGDTCDYFGDRHGVAINSSCYVNSSPIARMDNNHNIRTIFLDLGAGIGLLLLLIGSWVVYRVVNKRKIIRRKKMFFKRNGGLLLEQQLSSGEVNVEKIKLFESDELEKSTDNYNSDRIIGQGAQGIVYKGMLADGRIVAVKRSKIIDEGKLTEFINEVVILSQINHRNVVQLLGCCLETEVPILVYEFIPNGTLSGYIREQNKEFPLTWRMRLRIATEIAGALSYLHCAAAFPIYHRDIKSSNILLDEKYRAKVADFGISRSIAIDQTHLTTLVHGTFGYLDPEYFQSSQFTDKSDVYSFGVVLIELLTGEKPISAVTRPQEEEYRSLASKFIVSMQKGTLFDILDERVRKEGNGTDIRAVANLARRCLDLNGRNRPTMREVTIELEVIQVLPENTSSAKYDEGFENSEHDSFKLWDVASSSSDPLPMVFRVHPYRSINNQPLRPGEVTLF
- the LOC126799793 gene encoding auxin response factor 6-like produces the protein MRLSSSSSSSGFNAHQPQEGEKKCLNSELWHACAGPLVSLPALGSRVVYFPQGHSEQVAASTNKEVDAHFPNYPNLPPQLICQLHNVTMHADVETDEVYAQMTLQPLSPQEQKDVYLMPAELGNPSKQPTNYFCKTLTASDTSTHGGFSVPRRAAEKVFPPLDYSQQPPAQELIARDLHDNEWKFRHIFRGQPKRHLLTTGWSVFVSAKRLVAGDSVLFIWNEKNQLLLGIRRANRPQTVMPSSVLSSDSMHIGLLAAAAHAAATNSRFSIFYNPRASPSEFVIPLAKYVKAVYHTRVSVGMRFRMLFETEESSVRRYMGTITGISDLDSVRWSNSHWRSVKVGWDESTAGERQPRVSLWEIEPLTTFPMYPSPFPLRLKRPWPSGMPSFHALKDGDMGMNAPLMWLQGGVGDPGMQSLNFQGFGVTPWMQPRLDASMAGVQPDVYQAMAAAALQEMRAVDAKCSSQSLLPFQQSSSVSNGAAAMLQRQTLPQSQSQNTFLQSFQENQAPASQLLQQQLRYHPYNNDQRHQQQLHQQQQLQHQQLQQSQNMHQFSVQQQIPNVMSSISNFGTQSQSASLQAIPSQTQQQSFAEPIGHAISSSDVPPIHSILGSITQDGASQLLNLSGSNSGISSSLLPKVESQLPSGAAQCGLPQVDQLGTAQSNISELTALPPFPGREYSFQGANDPQSNLLFGVNIDASSLMLQNGIPNLRNIGSGTNSLSMPFGASNYTSATGNDYPLNSDMTTSSCVDESGFLQSSENVDQINPPTRTFVKVHKSGSFGRSLDISKFSSYDELRSELGSMFGLEGQLEDPQRSGWQLVFVDRENDVLLLGDDPWQEFVNNVWYIKILSPLEVQQMGKEGLNRAASIPNQKHSNGNNTCDDYVSRQDLRNSSNGIASLGSLDY